AGATTCGTGCAGCTTTTGATCGTTGTCGAAGTGCTGATTTTTTTGGTGTGTTGGGTGTATCAGTTGGGAATCGATGAAGTCGCGGTGACGGGCAAGCCCGTCGATATTCCATTTCCGTGGCGAGTGTATTTTCTTGTTGCTTTTTCCGCGCCAGTAGCCGTGACTTTTTTGGTCGGTATCGTGGTTGTTGCCTTCAATTCCTTTGTTTATGGCCAGCGCGGCGAGCCAATTTTCAAGGAAGAAGGTTTGGAGGGAGCTGCCGGCAAGCTGGCCAGGATCGCGAATTTTTGTTTTCAACTCCCATTTTTGCTGACGCTGTTATTGTTGGGGGCACTGATCGGGGTGGCCTACAATATGAGTTCCATCATGGAGTATTTGGCCCGGTTTGGAGAAGCCGCTGCCAAGGTGGTGCTCGTCGGTCTGGGCTGTGTGTTGGTGGCCGGGACAATTTTCGGCGTGGTGCGCATGATTCTCAATTATAAATTGCGGAAAAAGGACATGGAATACGAATATAAGCGGGAAGTCATGGACCGCCTCGGGATCGCCATCATCGACGACAAAACCATGATCGACAGTCAAGGCAAGGTGGTTGGGCCGAAGCAAATCGATATTTCATCCACTGGAAAGAATGTCCTTCCCCCTGGTGCGTCGGAAGATACGTCGCCAGGTCCGAAGGAATGATTGGTTTGTCGGGAGATAACAAGGCATGGTGACATGCCTTTTTTGTTTTCGCTTGCCGAAATGGTGGAATAGGATAGGATAAAACTACTGTCAGACTACTCATCGCGGGGGTGTCGCATGAAGATGAAATTTGGGATTCGGAATCGAATGCTGGTTTTGATCGGCGTGGTCGTGATTTTCATCGGAATTGTCGTTGCTTTTTTTGTTTATGAAGCAGGGCAGTCCAAGGACATGATGATTGCCCGGGTTGGTGATTTGATGCTTGCCGATGCCAAGGACAAAATCCAGGTGGCCACGAACAACATGGCCGTGAGCATATCTGGCATGCTCGCGAAATCCGGGGGGAAGGATCCAATCGAGGGTATTCGCGGTTTGATCGCCGATGTTCGCTTTGAAAGCGACAAAAGTGGGTATTTTTTTGTGTTCAAGGATACAATTTATCAGCTCATGCCGCCAAATCCCGCCCGTGAGGGATCGGATGCCTCGGGCGCCAAGGACGAGCAGGGCGTGTATTACGTGCGTGAACTGATGGAGAGCGCCAAGAAGGGTGGTGGATTCGTCAGCTATATTTTTGACAAGCCCGGCAAGGGGCCACAGCCGAAGATCAGTTACGCGACCATGATTCCGGGAACTGATTTATGGATTGGAACCGGTATTTATATCGACAATATCGCGGTGGCCCAGGCGGCCGTGGCCGCCGATCTGGAAGCCGAGGCCTCCCAGGCTCTGTGGATTGCCCTGAGCTTTGTGACCGGTGGTTTTATCCTGGTATTGCTACCCGTGACCATTGTCTTGGTGCGTTCCATAATCAGGCCAATCCAGAATATGATCAAAATGCTCAAGGATATCGCAGAGGGCGAAGGGGATTTGACTCGCCGTCTCACCGATACATCTGGCACGGAAACCCAAGAGCTCGCGGAATGGTTCAATCTGTTTGTCGGTCGAGTGCATGGGATCATCAAGGACGTGGCGGAGAACTCCGGACAGGTCAACGCGGCTTCGGGGCAGTTGCGGAACTTGTCCTCGGAACTTGGCCAGGCTTCTGGCTTGATGACCGGCAAGGCGGGAACGGTGGCCGCCGCGACCGAGGAAATGAGCGCGAACATGAACTCGGTGGCTTCGGCCATGGAGGAATTTGCCATCAATATCAGGACAGTGGCCACGGCCTCCGAGGAAATGAGTGTAACTATCGCGGAAATTTCTCAGAATACCAGCAAGGCCAAGGAAATTACTGGTCATGCGGTTACCAAGTCCACCGAGGCCTCCCGCCGCGTGGACGAGCTTGGAACGGCCGCGCGGGAGATTGGCAAGGTCACCGAGGCCATCACGGCCATTTCTTCCCAAACCAATTTGCTGGCCCTGAACGCAACCATCGAGGCCGCCCGTGCCGGTGAAGCTGGACGTGGCTTCGCCGTTGTTGCTAATGAAATCAAAGAATTGGCCCAGCAAACCGCCAGCGCCACCGAGGAGATTCGGGAAAGAATCCAGGGTATTCAGGCCGCCACGGGGATCACCGTCACTGAAATCCAGCAGGTGAGCCAGGTCATCAATGACGTGGATTCGATCGTTTCGACCATTGCCGCCGCCGTCGAAGAACAGTCGGTCACGACGCGGGACATTGCCGACAACGTCGGACAGGCCTCTGTTGGTGTCCAGGAAGTCAACGAGAACGTGGCCCAGGCCGATACAGTCACGCGCGATATCGCCAAGGAAGTGGCCGAGGTCAACGAGGCGGCCGGGGCGATTTCGATCACGGCCGAGTCTGTCCAGTCCAGTTCTGGTTTGCTGGCGACATTGGCTGAAAATTTGGATGTCATGGTCAGGCGTTTCAAAATTTGAGTCCCTCTTTTTTTTCTCCTCCACCACGCCCGGCTACGCCGGGCTTTTTTATTCAACGTGTCGAATCCAAGCACGTTTTGGGCCGTGGTGATATTGTATCGATTCGATCTGATTATTTTGTAGACTTGTCGGGTATGAATAGAAAATGGTATTTACAGGGCATCTATTCTAGAGTAGGCGAATGCCAAGAAATTTAGATAGTAAAGTGATTTTATGGATGTTTTTGAAATTCCTCGATCCTGCCTTGAACAGACGGTTCGGGGAATTGTGATCAACCGTGGCCTTTGGAAAAACCGTGTTGGCAAGGAGGGGTTTGTATGGCTGAGTATTCTGCCTGGGATTGGGGCGTGGGCTCCAGGACCGTGGCTGATTTATCCGAATGTGACTGCGATATCGAATGGCGGGAAGAAAATCAGGTCTCTCCCGACGGAGAACAGGTCGCGGCCGTGGTTAAGACCGGAGACGCCGAATTTAGCGTTTGCGTGAATGGATCGTGCTGGGAGCCAAGATACGAACGGATTTGGTATTTGCGCTATTCGCCGGACGGGCGTTTGGCCGGCTTGGCCAATGATCAGGGCGACTGGACCATGTGCGTGGATGGCGAGGCATGGGAAGAGACGTACGGATTTTTGTTTAATACCTTGTTTTCCAAGGACGGCTCCGTCATCGCGTGTTGTCTTGCGGACTCGCTGACGTACGGAATGGTTGTTGACGGCGTGGCGTGGGAAACACTTTTTCCCAACGCCAATAATTTTGCCCTGAGTGACAACGGCGCTCATAGCGCTGCCGTGGTCCAGACCGAACCCTTGGGGCAGGCAGAAGTCTTCAAGTTCAAGAAAGGAGTCTATTCCGTCGCTGTTGACGGGCAGCCCTGGACCACAAATTTTGTCAATGCCTGGACCCCGCGATTCAACGCCGACAGCTCATCCGTGGCCGCCCAGGTCCGGCAGACGCTTTTCGACTACACCATCGCCATTGATGGCAAGCCGTGGCCGGTCACCTATAGCCAAGTCTGGGAGCCAATTTTCCATCCCAAGAATAATTCCGTGGCCGCGCCGGTGCGCGTGTCCGGGAAATGGGGCATGGCCATTGACGCCAAGATTGTCTGGCAGCCTTCGTTTTTCCAAGTTTGGGAACAACAGTTCAGTTCTTCCGGGGAGAAACTGGCGGCCATTGTCTGTCCGCAATATGGACGTTGGACCTTGGCCGTGGATGGCCGGGCGTGGAACACCACGTTTGGGGACATGGTCATGGACATGAGTTTCAGTCCCGACGGACGCCGTTTGGCCGCTTTGGGCAAGCAGGACGGCAAGTGGACGGTTTTTGCCGACGACAAGCCCTGGAGCGCCCAGTACGATATGTGCTACGCGCCGGTTTTTTCTCCGGATAGCGCCCATCTCGCGGCTCGTGTGGAGAACAAGGGGAAATTCACCATCGCGATCGATGGGCGGGAATATGGCAAGACGTTTGATCAGTGCTTTGATCCGATCTTCAGCCCCGATGGAAGCAAGGTTTTGATCCGGGCTATCGACGGCGGCAAGTACCAGAGAATTGTCGAGCCGGTCGCGAACATCATCAAATAAGGAGGCTGGACATGCAGGATGTCTATTTGTGGGTATCTGGCCCCCTGGCGTGGGCCGCTTGGGCGATTTTCGCGCTCGGGTCAATTTACAAAATATGGCGGACCCTGGACACGGCCAGGAAAAAGGATCAGGTCCAGCTTAATTACATATCCCTGAAGTATGGACTACGCTCCATACTTAATTGGTCCATTCCCTTCAACACGACGAACATGCGCTTGCACCCGGTGTTTACCGGGGTGGCCTTTTTCTTTCATATTGCTTTTTTCGCGCTGCTTTTTTTTGTGTCCGCGCACGTCATCATGATTGAAGAAGGGTTCGGGATCGGGTGGTTCACCATTCCCGATGTCGTGGCCGACATCATCGCCTTCGCGGTTATCGGCGCGTGTGTTTTTTTTGGTGTGCGTCGCGTGGTCCGTCCGGAAGTGAATTATGTCACGGATTGGACTGACTACGTGCTTTTGGCCTTGGTCGCGGCCCCGTTCGTGACCGGCGTTTTGGCCTATCACCAGCTGGGCAACTATATGCTGATGGTTGTTTTGCACATGCTCTCCGCCGAGG
The nucleotide sequence above comes from Deltaproteobacteria bacterium. Encoded proteins:
- a CDS encoding methyl-accepting chemotaxis protein, whose amino-acid sequence is MKMKFGIRNRMLVLIGVVVIFIGIVVAFFVYEAGQSKDMMIARVGDLMLADAKDKIQVATNNMAVSISGMLAKSGGKDPIEGIRGLIADVRFESDKSGYFFVFKDTIYQLMPPNPAREGSDASGAKDEQGVYYVRELMESAKKGGGFVSYIFDKPGKGPQPKISYATMIPGTDLWIGTGIYIDNIAVAQAAVAADLEAEASQALWIALSFVTGGFILVLLPVTIVLVRSIIRPIQNMIKMLKDIAEGEGDLTRRLTDTSGTETQELAEWFNLFVGRVHGIIKDVAENSGQVNAASGQLRNLSSELGQASGLMTGKAGTVAAATEEMSANMNSVASAMEEFAINIRTVATASEEMSVTIAEISQNTSKAKEITGHAVTKSTEASRRVDELGTAAREIGKVTEAITAISSQTNLLALNATIEAARAGEAGRGFAVVANEIKELAQQTASATEEIRERIQGIQAATGITVTEIQQVSQVINDVDSIVSTIAAAVEEQSVTTRDIADNVGQASVGVQEVNENVAQADTVTRDIAKEVAEVNEAAGAISITAESVQSSSGLLATLAENLDVMVRRFKI
- a CDS encoding WD40 repeat domain-containing protein, coding for MAEYSAWDWGVGSRTVADLSECDCDIEWREENQVSPDGEQVAAVVKTGDAEFSVCVNGSCWEPRYERIWYLRYSPDGRLAGLANDQGDWTMCVDGEAWEETYGFLFNTLFSKDGSVIACCLADSLTYGMVVDGVAWETLFPNANNFALSDNGAHSAAVVQTEPLGQAEVFKFKKGVYSVAVDGQPWTTNFVNAWTPRFNADSSSVAAQVRQTLFDYTIAIDGKPWPVTYSQVWEPIFHPKNNSVAAPVRVSGKWGMAIDAKIVWQPSFFQVWEQQFSSSGEKLAAIVCPQYGRWTLAVDGRAWNTTFGDMVMDMSFSPDGRRLAALGKQDGKWTVFADDKPWSAQYDMCYAPVFSPDSAHLAARVENKGKFTIAIDGREYGKTFDQCFDPIFSPDGSKVLIRAIDGGKYQRIVEPVANIIK
- a CDS encoding nitrate reductase; amino-acid sequence: MQDVYLWVSGPLAWAAWAIFALGSIYKIWRTLDTARKKDQVQLNYISLKYGLRSILNWSIPFNTTNMRLHPVFTGVAFFFHIAFFALLFFVSAHVIMIEEGFGIGWFTIPDVVADIIAFAVIGACVFFGVRRVVRPEVNYVTDWTDYVLLALVAAPFVTGVLAYHQLGNYMLMVVLHMLSAEVLLVAIPFTRLSHMLLAPLTRAYIGSEFGMVRHVKDW